The following are encoded in a window of Ignavibacteriales bacterium genomic DNA:
- a CDS encoding PAS domain S-box protein → MKTPLRVLIVEDSEIDAELVLRQLKKAGYSVHHERVETAKDMKGALENQKWDLVISDYTLSRFNAPAALALLQKTKLDIPFIVVSGTIGEEDAVELMKAGAHDYLMKDKLARLVPVVRREFAEVQMRQEHKKVEEESLLLVQAVKSTRDCISITDLENKILFVNDSFLATYGYSEAELLGKNISIIRSPIVSSEESDAVQSGTMRVGWHGEIRNRRKNGDEFMVELWTSIVMNNFGRPIAMVGVARDITERKRTEEAIEKSEEKFRQMFDDAPLGYHEIDIKGKIKNINRMELEMLGYTLEEMRDAPVWKFNSDREESKKRILSKLAGTMPCDKQVERTYTRKNGTTIPVLLDDGLLKDEKGNITGIRTIIQDITERNRAEEELKKSKERFELIFKFAPDAYYLSDLKGNFIDGNNAAEIITGYNKEELIGGSFLDLNLLSLDQFPKAAALLVKNVMGKPTGPDEFILKRKAGDKIPVEITTYPIELEKGTVVLGIARDLTERKRAEEALRKSEETLSRITNSIEDVIYSVNGQTQEFTYLSPAFEKLLGYTIADVRQMGGRRAFLSKVIEGGQFAEQDVEFEKLRSNIKSEAPIWEAWWRCKDGSLVCLEDRSIPTYDGERLLNTDGVLRNITDRKHAEKAINESQALYHSLVEQLPAGVFRKDSEGRYVFVNSYFCQLKGLNADEILGKTPHELSVYESAIENSRTPEMIGTQRTLAEQDSDHHKLIMSTGKPIELEEIYPQSDGMTQYFQVVKLPVFASDGKIIGSQGIHFDITERKLAEEARHISEKLFRDLFNASPDAIVLIDPNNPGISWPIVDCNEAACQMNGYTREELVGHSIDILNPTEGTREERIAYIKNLRIKGTIHVEIFHRHKDGHIFPIEVSTTIITLGGREMVLGIDRDITERKRAEKALRQSEENYRSIFDNAAEGIFQSTPEGKFLKANLTMARILGFSSPEELIRERTDIARQSYVHPEQREEFKRLMEQQNKVSGIEYEVPRKDGSLVWVSETAQTVRDAAGRIVRYEGIFIDITERKKAEIELKESEERYRRLVEFSPDAIAVHSEGKIVYVNPAAITLLGANNASELIGKPFLDIIHPDYRDSVHQQIIAVIKEEYAIPPIEQKFMRLDGSCIEVEVAALPIVYKEKSAMQIVVRDISEQKKLQNQLMQTQKIQSIGTLAGGIAHDFNNILGIILAYSSLLDKNKLSPDKFANSIAAINQAVQRGAALVRQILTFARKTDVVFEPMDISVLIHELLSMLEQTFPKTITFSESIENDLPFIFADRTQVHQTLLNLCINARDAMPNGGSISLVAEKRTKEQMNQQFPDAEAEAYVCLTVTDTGKGMDEATCLRVFDPFFTTKEKGKGTGLGLSVVYGVIQVHHGFIDLKSEPGCGTTFWLFFPIPAINKQTADSQLPTESFEIGGTETILFVEDEEMLIQMVTFLLESKGYKVLCARDGLEAVQVYQSHKQEIALVLTDMGLPVMTGTDEFKKIREINPNSKVIFASGYFEPDLKSELLKDGANGFIQKPYEPNDILRIVRQALDQKV, encoded by the coding sequence ATGAAAACGCCACTGCGAGTTCTGATTGTCGAGGACTCCGAAATCGATGCCGAACTTGTTCTCCGTCAGTTGAAGAAAGCGGGATACTCGGTTCACCACGAACGGGTTGAAACTGCAAAAGACATGAAAGGTGCATTGGAAAATCAAAAGTGGGATCTTGTGATTTCAGATTACACGCTGTCCCGTTTTAATGCGCCTGCCGCTCTTGCACTCCTGCAAAAAACCAAACTTGATATTCCGTTCATCGTTGTATCTGGCACTATTGGCGAAGAAGATGCGGTGGAACTCATGAAAGCCGGAGCGCACGACTATCTGATGAAGGACAAACTTGCACGTCTTGTGCCGGTTGTGAGGCGTGAATTTGCCGAAGTACAAATGCGGCAGGAACACAAAAAAGTTGAGGAAGAAAGTCTATTATTGGTACAAGCTGTTAAATCGACAAGGGATTGTATATCTATTACTGATCTGGAAAATAAAATTCTATTTGTCAATGATTCCTTCCTTGCTACTTATGGATATTCTGAAGCTGAGTTGCTTGGGAAAAATATATCAATTATTCGTTCGCCAATAGTCTCTTCTGAAGAGAGTGATGCCGTCCAATCAGGAACAATGAGAGTTGGTTGGCATGGAGAAATTCGCAATAGGCGCAAGAACGGCGATGAGTTCATGGTTGAATTATGGACATCTATTGTCATGAACAATTTCGGTCGTCCTATTGCAATGGTAGGTGTCGCACGCGACATTACAGAGCGCAAGCGGACGGAAGAGGCGATAGAGAAGAGCGAGGAGAAATTCAGGCAGATGTTTGATGATGCTCCGCTTGGGTATCATGAAATTGATATTAAAGGAAAAATCAAGAATATAAATCGCATGGAATTGGAGATGCTCGGCTATACCTTGGAAGAAATGCGGGATGCTCCAGTCTGGAAGTTCAATTCTGATAGGGAAGAATCAAAAAAGAGGATACTATCCAAGTTAGCAGGGACAATGCCTTGTGATAAGCAAGTAGAACGAACCTACACGCGAAAAAATGGAACAACAATTCCGGTCTTGCTTGATGATGGTCTCCTGAAAGATGAAAAAGGAAATATAACAGGAATACGAACAATCATTCAAGACATCACCGAGCGCAACCGGGCAGAGGAAGAGCTCAAAAAGTCGAAAGAACGATTCGAACTCATATTCAAATTTGCGCCCGATGCTTATTATCTGAGCGATCTGAAAGGAAATTTTATCGACGGCAATAATGCCGCGGAGATAATTACAGGTTATAATAAGGAAGAACTCATCGGGGGTAGCTTCCTAGACCTCAACCTGCTTTCCTTGGATCAATTTCCGAAAGCCGCAGCACTTTTAGTTAAAAACGTCATGGGGAAACCGACCGGTCCCGATGAATTTATTTTGAAGAGAAAAGCTGGAGATAAAATCCCCGTCGAAATCACAACGTATCCTATAGAATTGGAAAAAGGAACCGTGGTTTTGGGAATCGCCAGAGACCTCACCGAGCGCAAGCGGGCAGAGGAAGCGCTCCGGAAATCTGAAGAAACGCTGTCGCGAATCACAAATTCGATTGAAGATGTAATTTATAGTGTCAATGGCCAGACACAGGAGTTCACTTATCTCAGCCCTGCTTTTGAGAAATTGCTTGGCTATACAATTGCTGATGTTCGCCAGATGGGAGGGCGTCGAGCGTTTCTTTCAAAGGTGATCGAGGGAGGGCAATTTGCAGAACAAGATGTGGAGTTTGAAAAACTGCGCTCAAATATAAAATCGGAGGCGCCGATATGGGAAGCATGGTGGCGCTGTAAAGATGGTTCATTAGTATGCCTTGAGGATCGTTCAATACCAACATATGACGGGGAACGCTTATTAAATACGGATGGTGTTTTAAGAAACATTACCGACCGTAAGCATGCTGAGAAAGCGATAAACGAATCGCAAGCGCTTTATCATTCGCTCGTTGAGCAACTTCCCGCCGGAGTTTTCCGCAAAGACAGTGAAGGGCGCTACGTCTTCGTCAATTCATATTTTTGCCAACTCAAAGGATTAAATGCGGATGAAATTTTAGGTAAGACGCCCCATGAATTATCAGTATACGAATCAGCGATAGAAAATTCTCGAACTCCAGAAATGATTGGCACGCAACGCACATTGGCAGAGCAAGATTCTGACCACCATAAATTAATTATGAGCACCGGCAAACCTATCGAACTGGAAGAAATATATCCCCAATCAGACGGTATGACACAATATTTTCAAGTCGTAAAATTGCCGGTCTTTGCCTCAGATGGAAAAATAATAGGCAGCCAGGGAATCCATTTTGATATCACCGAACGTAAACTGGCGGAAGAAGCGAGGCACATTAGCGAGAAGTTATTTCGGGATTTGTTCAATGCTTCACCTGACGCCATTGTATTAATCGATCCCAATAATCCAGGTATATCATGGCCAATCGTGGATTGCAATGAAGCGGCTTGTCAAATGAACGGGTATACGCGCGAGGAACTGGTCGGCCATTCCATCGATATACTCAATCCGACGGAGGGAACACGAGAAGAGCGCATCGCCTATATTAAAAACCTTCGGATAAAGGGTACTATCCACGTGGAAATTTTCCACCGTCATAAGGATGGACACATCTTTCCCATCGAGGTTTCAACAACAATTATCACTTTGGGTGGGCGTGAGATGGTGCTTGGTATTGATCGTGATATAACTGAGCGCAAGCGAGCAGAGAAAGCGTTGCGACAATCTGAAGAGAATTATCGTTCGATTTTTGACAATGCAGCCGAAGGCATTTTCCAAAGTACCCCCGAAGGAAAGTTCCTTAAGGCAAATCTTACTATGGCGCGCATTCTCGGTTTCTCCTCGCCCGAGGAGTTAATTCGCGAGCGCACTGACATCGCCCGACAAAGCTATGTGCACCCTGAGCAGCGGGAGGAATTTAAGCGGCTGATGGAACAACAAAACAAAGTATCCGGAATCGAATATGAGGTTCCACGCAAGGATGGCAGTCTTGTATGGGTCTCCGAAACGGCACAAACCGTTCGGGACGCTGCAGGCCGCATAGTGCGTTACGAGGGAATATTCATAGATATCACCGAACGTAAAAAAGCAGAAATTGAACTGAAAGAAAGTGAAGAACGCTATAGGCGCCTCGTAGAATTTTCTCCAGATGCTATTGCAGTGCATAGCGAGGGAAAAATTGTATATGTGAATCCTGCCGCTATTACACTCCTTGGTGCAAACAACGCTTCGGAGTTGATCGGTAAGCCGTTCTTGGATATCATCCATCCGGATTATCGGGACTCTGTCCATCAGCAGATCATCGCGGTCATAAAGGAAGAATATGCAATCCCACCGATAGAGCAAAAATTCATGCGGTTGGATGGATCTTGCATCGAGGTCGAAGTCGCTGCATTACCGATAGTCTATAAAGAAAAATCTGCCATGCAGATTGTTGTTCGTGACATTTCTGAACAAAAAAAGCTGCAGAACCAGCTTATGCAAACACAGAAGATACAGAGCATCGGTACACTTGCAGGCGGTATTGCGCACGACTTTAATAATATACTCGGTATCATTTTGGCATACTCTTCTCTTCTCGACAAGAACAAACTGAGTCCGGATAAATTCGCTAACAGTATTGCCGCTATCAATCAAGCGGTACAGCGGGGAGCTGCGCTTGTCCGCCAGATTCTAACGTTTGCACGGAAAACTGATGTCGTATTTGAACCGATGGATATTTCTGTATTGATACATGAGCTTCTCTCAATGTTGGAGCAGACCTTTCCTAAAACTATTACGTTCTCAGAGAGCATCGAAAATGATCTTCCGTTTATCTTTGCTGATCGTACACAGGTCCATCAAACGTTATTGAATCTCTGCATCAATGCGCGGGATGCTATGCCAAACGGTGGATCAATCTCTCTTGTGGCTGAGAAACGAACCAAAGAACAGATGAACCAGCAATTCCCCGATGCCGAGGCGGAAGCGTACGTTTGTTTGACTGTAACCGATACGGGCAAAGGAATGGACGAGGCAACGTGCCTTCGCGTATTTGATCCGTTTTTTACAACAAAGGAAAAAGGAAAAGGAACTGGTCTCGGTCTGTCCGTTGTATACGGTGTTATACAAGTTCATCATGGCTTCATAGATCTCAAGAGTGAACCGGGCTGCGGTACAACCTTCTGGCTCTTTTTCCCTATCCCAGCGATCAACAAACAAACGGCCGATTCTCAGCTGCCGACCGAATCATTTGAAATCGGAGGAACAGAAACAATTTTGTTTGTTGAAGATGAAGAAATGCTAATCCAAATGGTGACTTTCTTACTCGAATCCAAAGGGTACAAGGTGCTCTGTGCACGTGACGGCCTTGAGGCAGTTCAAGTATATCAATCTCATAAACAAGAGATTGCACTTGTTCTTACCGATATGGGACTTCCGGTGATGACGGGAACTGATGAGTTCAAGAAAATAAGAGAGATAAATCCAAATAGTAAAGTAATCTTTGCCAGCGGTTATTTTGAACCAGATTTAAAATCGGAACTCTTAAAAGACGGGGCCAACGGTTTCATCCAAAAGCCGTATGAGCCGAATGATATTTTACGGATCGTTCGACAAGCATTGGATCAGAAAGTGTGA
- a CDS encoding nucleoside deaminase translates to MKIERQLTDEERKQFMREAIRLSIENVQSGRGGPFAAIVVKDGKIIARGTNLVTSTNDPTAHAEIAAIREACKALGTFQLDGCEIYTSCEPCPMCLGALYWARPERVFYGNTKQDAAEIDFDDSFIYEEFYKKMSDRSIPMVQLMHTEALAGFEAWKNKLDKIKY, encoded by the coding sequence CAGATGAGGAACGAAAACAGTTCATGCGTGAAGCAATTCGGCTTTCGATTGAAAATGTTCAATCTGGAAGAGGCGGACCTTTTGCTGCAATAGTTGTTAAAGACGGTAAAATCATCGCACGCGGAACAAATCTCGTCACAAGCACGAACGATCCTACCGCGCATGCAGAAATCGCAGCAATACGAGAAGCATGTAAGGCACTTGGCACTTTTCAATTAGATGGATGCGAGATCTATACTTCATGTGAACCTTGCCCAATGTGCCTTGGAGCCCTGTATTGGGCGCGGCCGGAACGGGTATTCTATGGGAACACGAAACAGGATGCCGCGGAAATAGACTTTGATGATTCGTTCATCTATGAGGAGTTTTATAAAAAGATGAGCGATCGGAGCATCCCTATGGTGCAGCTCATGCATACAGAAGCACTCGCGGGGTTCGAAGCATGGAAAAATAAATTGGATAAAATAAAATATTGA
- a CDS encoding response regulator translates to MSVIDSIDDILIVEDTATTLNVLMDVLSDAGYKVRPASDGKSALRSIQAKSPALIILDIMMPDVDGYEVCRILKADEKTNSIPIIFISALGDEDKKLKGFQVGGVDYITKPFYSEEVIARVKAHLNLRRMQFDLEESNATLVAEIKERKRMEEKLRESEEKFRVIFENNSSAIAIVEPDTTITMVNGAFCQMIGFTKEEAVGMRWAQQVPPEDLDRLREFNRQLLANPLDAPDKYEITFYRKNGDLRQAWMSVAMIQSSRKIISSFIDVTERKQAESEREKLIVELQQAIAEVKTLSGLLPICASCKKIRDDKGYWNSLEAYLMKHSSAQFTHGICPECMAKLYPNFMHTKPTE, encoded by the coding sequence ATGAGTGTCATTGATTCGATTGACGATATTCTGATTGTTGAGGATACGGCAACAACCCTCAACGTGCTCATGGATGTTTTGAGCGATGCCGGTTACAAAGTACGTCCCGCAAGCGACGGCAAATCAGCTCTCCGCAGCATTCAAGCCAAATCGCCAGCCCTCATTATTTTGGATATTATGATGCCGGATGTAGATGGGTACGAAGTGTGCCGGATCCTCAAAGCAGATGAAAAGACCAATTCCATTCCCATCATCTTCATCAGTGCGTTAGGAGATGAAGATAAAAAGTTGAAGGGTTTCCAAGTCGGCGGCGTGGACTATATTACTAAACCATTTTATTCAGAGGAAGTGATCGCGAGAGTAAAAGCCCATCTCAACTTGCGGCGTATGCAATTTGATCTGGAAGAGTCAAACGCAACGCTTGTGGCGGAGATTAAAGAACGCAAGCGGATGGAAGAGAAATTGCGTGAAAGCGAGGAAAAATTTCGTGTTATATTTGAAAACAACTCATCCGCTATAGCGATCGTTGAACCGGACACTACTATCACCATGGTAAACGGTGCCTTTTGTCAAATGATCGGCTTTACAAAAGAAGAAGCTGTTGGAATGAGGTGGGCACAACAAGTGCCGCCGGAAGATCTTGATCGTCTAAGAGAATTTAACCGTCAACTGCTTGCCAATCCTCTGGATGCTCCTGATAAATATGAAATTACATTCTATCGTAAAAATGGTGATCTAAGGCAAGCATGGATGTCGGTTGCCATGATTCAAAGCAGTCGAAAAATTATATCGTCATTTATTGATGTCACTGAACGCAAACAAGCTGAGTCGGAACGCGAAAAACTTATCGTTGAACTCCAACAAGCGATTGCCGAAGTAAAGACATTAAGTGGACTGTTACCGATCTGCGCATCTTGCAAGAAAATTCGTGATGATAAGGGATATTGGAATTCTCTCGAAGCATATTTGATGAAACACTCCAGCGCGCAGTTTACACATGGCATTTGTCCTGAGTGCATGGCTAAACTCTATCCTAACTTCATGCATACAAAACCAACCGAATAA
- a CDS encoding T9SS type A sorting domain-containing protein, whose translation MEKAFQLLIIIIFFCTEILDVNAQSVQDFLISGENNPSTFRQQNVRLFPFISGHFLAAWEDNRDGNGGWYAQEFDTVGRLIGKNNPIPSNNIIQCISDGSFLVLSEKMGSYFDQQTLNVYGNYFGTSHQLMQTNLLGSAVLPWCGTGYLGIDYDCKSTSKNYLFLFRNDGHLSLSKYQAEGAEVFRLSDSLSYGRIASASALAVNAQDDYAILSCRIDRNTMKNSGVYGTFFNDRDSVLALDQPLGFPFDSSETIYSSRQQHVLKTVMLPDTAYLIFFVHADSGLVYFNKFNQSGVRLSNFRSFPIPRTNAQIPNVTNISISQIVNNNFSLLISNSEWRGNVSVTLHGLYSFNIDGNIQEFTEIDSMQHFANSDNFVKISDSTYYFGMNDGKDVYLTRNRNLSVLDSLKLNDDEIGSNEDNSIVLPAGQNQFCILWEDGIKTSGQIITFDGEKNGFPLVIGGNGIEFFSDGSSLSCWRHLSPAGEDTIGYTILGINGEMVRQGLVVAGKPITAASMISKILTDSSFVLVLQENSSNAKMLLFTKSGSLIQENSIISQENIYSLQISINDKQSFWMHYGSKVRLYSNQLNPLTDEKTLNSRIHLQANVFLSLWPEWDNILYFPTYYGTILSADGDTLQKKIYLMTNPDGYTIGKLTEGRFLLITGKNNSYYARAFTKDGVREKDSICIHRATPGSKKNPSFALNGNKICFAWSEVRNPSLGYSIYGSVMDLSTLVDVKTTPATIPIYSQLYQNYPNPFNPVTNIQFTIAGSELTILKVYDVLGREIAMFINEVKHPGTYSVQWDATSQPSGVYFYKLQDGKNIQTKKMVLIK comes from the coding sequence TTGGAAAAAGCTTTTCAACTATTAATCATCATCATTTTTTTCTGCACTGAGATATTGGATGTCAATGCACAGTCTGTCCAGGATTTTCTCATCAGCGGAGAAAATAACCCGTCAACATTCCGACAACAAAATGTCCGTTTATTTCCCTTTATATCCGGCCACTTCCTCGCGGCCTGGGAAGATAACCGCGATGGAAATGGGGGGTGGTATGCACAGGAATTTGATACTGTGGGGCGATTGATAGGTAAGAATAATCCCATTCCTTCCAATAACATCATTCAATGTATATCAGATGGTTCATTTCTTGTTCTATCAGAAAAAATGGGTTCTTATTTCGATCAGCAAACGCTCAATGTTTATGGTAATTATTTTGGAACTTCACATCAGTTGATGCAGACCAATCTTCTAGGATCGGCAGTGCTTCCCTGGTGTGGAACAGGATACCTTGGCATTGATTACGATTGTAAGAGTACTTCAAAGAATTATCTTTTCCTCTTTCGCAATGACGGGCATCTTAGTCTCTCTAAATATCAAGCCGAGGGGGCGGAAGTCTTTCGTCTTTCAGATTCTCTTTCTTATGGTCGTATTGCATCTGCAAGTGCACTCGCTGTCAACGCGCAGGACGATTATGCAATACTATCGTGTCGTATAGATCGAAACACCATGAAAAACTCTGGTGTCTATGGAACCTTCTTTAATGATCGAGATTCGGTTCTTGCATTAGATCAGCCTCTCGGATTTCCTTTCGATTCATCAGAAACTATTTATTCCTCTCGACAGCAACATGTTTTGAAGACAGTCATGTTGCCAGATACTGCTTATCTTATTTTCTTCGTTCATGCTGATTCCGGATTGGTATATTTTAACAAGTTTAATCAAAGCGGTGTACGTTTGTCTAATTTTCGATCTTTCCCGATTCCGAGGACCAATGCGCAAATTCCCAACGTGACGAATATTTCTATTTCTCAAATCGTAAATAACAATTTCAGTCTTCTCATTTCTAATTCTGAATGGAGGGGCAATGTATCTGTGACGTTGCATGGGCTCTATTCTTTTAATATCGATGGAAACATTCAAGAATTTACAGAAATTGATTCCATGCAGCACTTTGCAAACAGCGACAATTTTGTTAAAATATCTGATAGTACATATTATTTTGGAATGAATGATGGGAAAGACGTATATCTCACACGGAATCGGAATCTTTCAGTGCTGGATAGCCTCAAACTTAATGATGATGAGATTGGCAGCAACGAAGATAATTCTATTGTGCTTCCAGCAGGACAAAATCAATTCTGTATTCTATGGGAAGATGGCATCAAAACCTCCGGACAAATAATTACGTTCGATGGTGAGAAAAATGGTTTTCCTCTTGTCATAGGAGGCAATGGAATTGAATTCTTTTCAGATGGATCGTCGCTCAGTTGCTGGAGACATCTTTCTCCGGCAGGAGAAGATACAATAGGATACACAATTCTTGGAATAAATGGTGAAATGGTACGCCAGGGTCTTGTTGTGGCAGGAAAGCCAATTACAGCTGCTTCGATGATATCAAAGATATTAACTGACAGTTCATTCGTTCTGGTCTTACAAGAGAATTCCAGCAACGCAAAAATGCTTCTCTTTACGAAAAGTGGTTCTTTGATACAAGAGAACAGTATCATTTCGCAAGAAAATATCTATTCGCTTCAAATATCCATCAATGATAAACAATCGTTCTGGATGCACTACGGGTCGAAAGTACGTTTGTATTCAAACCAATTAAATCCATTGACGGATGAAAAAACACTCAATTCACGCATTCATCTTCAGGCCAATGTTTTTCTCTCACTATGGCCTGAGTGGGACAATATCTTATATTTTCCGACGTATTATGGAACAATCTTATCAGCTGACGGAGATACACTTCAGAAGAAAATATATTTAATGACAAACCCCGATGGATATACGATTGGTAAACTGACGGAAGGTAGATTTCTTCTTATTACGGGGAAAAACAATTCCTACTATGCACGGGCATTCACGAAAGATGGAGTAAGGGAAAAGGATTCTATCTGTATTCATAGGGCGACTCCGGGGAGTAAAAAAAATCCATCATTTGCTCTGAATGGAAATAAGATATGTTTCGCTTGGAGTGAGGTACGCAATCCTTCACTGGGCTATAGCATCTATGGTAGCGTGATGGATCTTTCAACATTAGTTGATGTGAAAACGACTCCTGCGACTATTCCGATATACAGCCAACTGTATCAAAATTATCCGAATCCATTCAATCCGGTTACGAATATTCAATTCACGATTGCCGGTTCAGAATTGACAATTTTAAAAGTGTACGATGTATTAGGCCGTGAAATAGCGATGTTCATCAATGAAGTGAAACACCCTGGAACGTATTCGGTTCAATGGGATGCAACCAGTCAACCAAGCGGTGTGTATTTTTATAAACTTCAAGACGGGAAAAATATTCAAACGAAAAAAATGGTTTTAATAAAATAG